The Kiritimatiellales bacterium genomic interval GGATGCCAGAATTCATGGCTCGCAAATTCATCGAGATTGCCGGGTTTGGCTCTGCCGATGGTTTCCAGGACAGATTTTTCCGGCGTACGGACATAATAACCGCGATAGCCGCTTTTAATCACCGCCACGCGTACGCCCATATCCAGCAGTTCACCGGACAGTTCGTGCATCATATCGCCGGTGAACAAGTGCAGCAGGTCGCCGTCGCATGAGCGTCGGAATTCCATATACCGGTCGCGGTGCAGCATAAACAGCGTTTCTTCGGCGCTACCGAGATATAAATCGAGATGCGGACAGAGCTGTTTAAAAATTTCAGGCCAATTCGTTGTATCTTTTTGCGAATCCGGCAGACTCATGTCCAGCGACGTTGTCACGCCGAGTTCATGCACACGCCGGAATATTTCCACCAGTTCTTTGCCGTTGTTTGCCGTCATCTGTTTCATAAGCGGCGGATAGCCGAAATGAAACAGATCGCACTGCGCAACGAGGTCATAATTAATGTCGTCTGCTTTGAAGGTGTCATTTGCGCCGGAATCGTGAATAAACATCCGGTCGAAGCCTTTCGGATTAATCACCACGGTGTAGCTGGTCGAGGCGGACGGATCGACGATCAGCGTATTTTCAATATGCCACTCTTTTTTCAGCAGGAACTGCGCCATATCACCGAATGCGTCGTCACCGGTTTTTCCCATCAGCGCCGTATCGATTCCCAGCTTAATCAGATTCAATCCGGTATTGCTTACCGGGCCGCCGGTACTGATTTTGGCCGGCCTGGCCGTTTTCAATGCTCCGGGCGTATAAAAGTCGCCCGGACGCTTCAGATGCATGTCACTCAGGTCCGGAATAATATCCAGGCAAATATGTCCGGCAACAACAGCTTTTTTATTCATATGCAATCCTTTGGTTGATTTCCGGCATTACATTAGCGATTGCACGGTTAATGAGAACCTGTTGATACGCTGATTTTTTCCCATATTGCGAAAAATAAATTTTTCTGTTTTACTGCCGCAGATGAAACCGTACCGGGTGGTATTATTAATTGAAGAAGAGCGGGAAGTAGGGCGCGGATTGTTGCGCGGTATCGCGCAGTATTCGCGCAATTTCGGTCCGTGGATGTTTTATCGCGAAGAGCCGTTCTATGAAAAGCTGTCGGATGCCGAGCGCCTGCAGCGCATAAAAAAATGGCGACCGGACGGAATTATAATGCGTGAACAGGGCGCGCTGGATAAATCGCTGTTAAAACTTGGTGTGCCGGTAATTTACAGCGGACACCGGAACGGGCCGGCTGCCGGTGTGCCGAATATTCTGGGCGACGACCGGGAGATCAGCCAGCTGGCGGCGCGCTATCTGCTGGATAAAGGATTCCGACATTTCGGGTTCTGCGGGTTCGACGATATGTGGTGGTCAGTGGATCGCGGGAGGTTTTTTGCTGAGGCACTGTCCCTGAAAGGATTTCAGGTCAGCCTATACGTTCCGCCGCTGCAGGATGCTCCGCATTCGCGCGACGGTGAGCCGGAGCTGATTGCGCATTGGATAAAGACTCTTCCGAAACCGTGCGCGGTTTTTGCCTGTACTGATGACCGGTGCCGGCAGGTTGCGACAGCCTGTCGTCTGGCTGGCCGGCGCGTTCCGGAGGAGGTTGCACTGCTGGGTGTTGATAATGACGAATTAACCTGCGAGTTTGCCTTTCCGCCGCTATCAAGCATTTTACTGGATACGGAAAAAAGCGGTTATGATGCAGCGGAAACGCTGCACCGGATAATGCGCGGTAAAAAAACCGGCAGGCCGGTTATCTCAATTCCGGTGTCCCGGGTGATTACACGGAAATCTACAGACATGATTGCTGTTGAGGATCCGGTCGTCGTGACCGCCCTAAATTATATCCGGGAGCATTATCGGAAAGGGGTTTCTGTCGCTGAAATTTCCCGTAATGCCGGCGTTTCCCGGCGGGTGCTGGAGATACGGTTCAGGAAGGCAATCAATCGCTCGGTTTATGAAGAGGTGTTATTGATTCGCATGAATCACGCCTGCCTGCTGCTGCTGGAAAGCAGCCTGTCGGTGGCGCAGATTTCCGAGGCGCTGAATTATGAAGAGGTAAAATATTTTTCCCGTGCTTTCAAACAGGCGATCGGCGTCAGTCCGCTGGCTTACCGCAAGCAGTTCAGCATTCGTCCCTGATTCGCAATCTGGGAAAAAATATTCGCGTCTGCCGGTTGCGAAAATGCATAGAACCTGCACTGTGGACTTGGTTTTTCGAAGGAAAAGAACAATGGCGAAAATTGCAGTGGCGGGACATATCTGTTTAGATATTATTCCGGAATTTTTTCCCGGCAAATACAACCCGAAGACTTTGCTGGTCCCGGGAACTCTGGTTGAAGTCGGCCAGGCGGTGGCGGCAACCGGCGGAGCGGTGTCCAATACCGGCCAGGCGCTGCACCGCTTAGGCGAAGATGTTGTACTGATCGCAAAAGTCGGAAATGATGAATTCGGCCACACCGTCCGCCGGCTGTTAAATCGTCAGGGCGCCGGCATTGCTGATAATTTAATTATTTCTCCCGGGGAACATACCTCATATTCAATTGTAATCAACCCTCCGGGCATTGACCGGATTTTCCTGCATTCGCCGGGAGCCAATCACTCTTTTTCCAGCCGTGATCTTGATGAAGAAACAATCAGCGGCTGTTCGCTGTTTCATTTCGGATATCCGCCGCTGATGAAATGTATTTTTGAGCGGAACGGCGCGGAATTAAAAACGATATTCACCCGGATGAAACGCCGGGGAATTACAACGTCGTTAGATATGACATTTGTTGATCCCGCATCGGATGCCGGAAAAATTGACTGGCCGGCTTTTCTGAACAACGTATTGCCGCTCACGGATATTTTCCTGCCCAGTCTTGATGAAATCCTGTTTATGACCGACCGGGATTTATATTTTCACCTGACCTCAAGCGCGCGAGAGGAACTGATTGAACAGGTGAATGCTGCGGTGATTGAACGGATCGCACAGAAACTGATCGATGCCGGTGTCCCGGTTGTCGTAATCAAACTCGGGGCACACGGGTTGTATTTACGCACAGCGGAACAGGTGCCGGGCAAAGACCGCTCATGGAATAAACAGTCGTTTTTCACGCCGGCATTCAAGGTTAAAAAGGGCGGAACAACCGGTGCCGGCGATTGTGCCATCGCCGGCTTTCTTTCCGCTTATGTAAACGGATTCAGTGCAGAAGACGCACTTCAAATGGCCGCCGCGACCGGGTCAGCCTGCGTGGAGTCGCTGGATGCAGTCAGTGCGATTCCTCACAAAGACATATTACAGCAGCGTATCAGGGACGGCTGGATGAAGTCTCCTGGAAAGTTTTTATACAAAGGTTAACGGAGAAGATTCTGTGCCGGTATCCAAGGTGCGGGCTCAACACCGGGATATATCATAAAAACACAAATTATCATCAAAAAATGCTATATGCAGCAGTGCAGGCAATCTGTTTACTGGATACATACGATCGTCTGTTGATGAAACAGGCAGTGATGATGAAAGGGTGTTCATTATGATGACGCGCACAAAAACTTTTTTCCAGTATCTCAGCGCCGGTTCCGTTCTGTTTCAGGTGTCCGGATTGGCTTCAGAACAGATATCTTGCCGGCCGAACGTCGTCTTTATAACATCCGATCAGCAGCGTTCTGATTCATGCGGTGCATATAATTCGCCGGTTCGCCGGAAAGACGGATCATCTCCGACGCCGTTTATCGACAAGCTGGCAGCAGGCGGTGTGCGATTTGATTATGCCTATTGCAACTCTCCGCTGTGCGCTCCGTCCCGGGCATCGTTCATGACCGGAATGTATCCTCATACTACGACGGCAATCAACCACCAGCCTGACCGCCGGAATCCTGGGGTTACCCGCTTCCCGGGAATCAGAGCAGGTATTCTTACCATGGGCGAAGTATTCCGCAATTCCGGTTACCGTACCGCCGCGATCGGTAAAATGCATGTGCATGGAGAGCTGAAAGATGTCTGGGATATGGGGTTTGATGTCACAAAATTGAGATTTTATACGGAGTTCCCTGGACATCACTATGCGGATCTTCGTGATGGAGATGTAAATGCACGGTATCGGGGAATTTACAACTATAAAGACAAAACGCTTAAAGACGTAGATCCTGAACGGTTTAAGAATGCTCCTGAAGATCTTACTGTTGTGCAAAATGATCTGAATCCTTACTTCCTTGAAACACTGGTTGAGCGCGAAGAAGAAATGTTTGATTACATGGTAACAACGGAATCGCTTAAATTTATCGAGGAAAGTGTACAGCAGAACGTCCCTTTTTTCATTCACATCGGATTGGAAAAACCGCACCCGCGCTGGGATACATTCCAGCGGTTTCTGGATCTGTTCGATCCGGAAAAAATGCCCTTGCCGGAAACACGGAAAGAGTGGCGGGAGAAAGGCATGCTGCCGACACATCTGGAGTGGATTCATAACGGCATGGCGGATGATAAAATAAAAAATGCAATGGCTGCATATTACGCCTGCGTTGCCAGTCTGGATGAACAAGTGGGACGTATTACGGATCTGTGCGCAGAACTGGACATTGACGAAAACACAATCTTTGTTTTTACCAGCGATCACGGTGAAATGCTGTTTGATCACGGTATACGCGGCAAACATAATATGTATGAAGAGTCCGTCAGAGTTCCGTTGATTGTAAAATATTCACAGGCATTTAAACAAGGGAGCCAGTGCTCCGTCCCTGTCGGATTAATTGATATTTTTCCGACGTTTGCCGAACTGTGCGGATTCACTCCGCCATCTCTTTTAGAAGGGGTCTCTTTGTTATCTGTTATAAAAGGCGATGGCACGTCTCAGCCGGTGTTTTCAGAATTCTATGAAACAGGATACATGGGATGGCGGGATCGATATGCTCCCGTACGGATGTGTATTACGGATCAATACAAATACGTTTATACACACGGATGCATTGATCAGCTGTTCGACAGAGTAAAGGATCCGCAGGAGATGGAGAATCTGGCGGTAGACTCTGCATACAATGAAACGCGCCGACGGCTGAAGTTTATAACGCTTGAAAGCTGGGAACTGGACAGTTATCCGCAACTGGAAATCCAGGCCGCCGCCGGCGACAAACATATTACACTGAGCTGGCAGCCGGCAGGAGAAGGCGCGGTTTATACGCTCTTCCGGTCTGATTCGCCGGATGTATCAGACGCAGTACCGGTAGGGAAAAATATACGGCAGCTGACGTATACGGATTCTTCCGTTCACGCCGGCGCGCACTATTCATACTGGGTGATGGCGGATGTTCCGCTGACGCGGGCATTCACAGATAAATTTGGAAAACAGCGCTACGGAATAACCCCGGTTTTGACGGCGGAGTATCCGCGCGTACTGCCTGCCAGCGGGCGTGTGGATATTCAGGCGGCTCCGGGAGAAATACAAACAAAGAAATACGTACCATGGAACGGCGGAACTTTTGAAGAGATCGACTGGATATGGACCGGTTATCCCTTGAATGCAGCCGATGGAATCGGCATATGTTCCGGAAGTTCTTTTATTCTTACTCAGCAGTCGATGGATGGAGACCATTTTTTTGATGCGATGATACGCACGGTAAAAAACGGGCAAAAAGCATGGGAACGCGGATCAATAATTTTCAACTATACAGATTATGACCATTATTACCGCTTAACATTAAAGGCAAACGGCCGTCTGGCATTAGAGAAAACAGCAGGATTCTGGAAGCCGGCGGAATTATTATACGAACATCCGGAGCCCGGCGGGAATCCTGCGGAATGGAACCGGATCCGTGTCGAAGTCCGCGGAAAACAGATTGCTGTCAGTTGTAATGAAAAGCCGGTGTTCGTATATCAGGATCAGGATATGTTGCGGAGCGGAAGATCAGGATTCTGTGCGGGAGTGGGTATGCAATGTGAATTTAAAGACATCACGGTTTCAGAATAAACCGTTTGATACGATCTATCTGTGAATTTCTGAATAATAGAATCGAATGTGTATTATAAAAACAGAAAGGCGGGCCGTATGATTACGTTGAAGCTGGTTGCAATGTTAATAATATTCAGCACGTGGAGTGCATACGGAGGAGCAGTCATACAGTTCGGCGGAAATAAGAATGATATTTTGAATGAAAAATACAAAAGTCAGGTCGACGCTGATGAAATTGTGGCATGGTTTGGCGGCAGCAGCGCGGGGACATCGGCAAGGCAAACGGGCAGCTTGAAAGATGCAGGAGCGGGCGCACTGCTTACATCCGTTAAAAACGGACTTTCCTTAACATCAATCGCAGTTTTATCAACGGATCCGGCAAGAATAAAAACGGTTACTTATGGACGCGCCCTGGGAGTCAACTCCGCCGGCTCGACCGGGGCCGCAGCGATGTTTAATACAGAAGATGCAACAGAATGGATCATTTCATTTAATAAAGATATCACCCTTCAAAAAATTCTTTTTACAGGATTTAATTATCCTCAGGATATCGCAGAAATTTCCGTTGAAAACGGGAGCATATTTACTGTTACCGGTAATAAAACCCCTTTAGCGGCCTGGACCGGAACGCAAACAGACAGAGTTTATACATTAACCACACCGGTTACAGTCTCTGCAGGGACAAAGATAAAAATAAAATCACTGGGAAAAAATGATTGGGGATTGGGAGGAATTATTGTTGAGACCCTGTAAGCCTCCACATCCGAAAAAGCATCATTCTTGTCCGAAAATGTGATGGTTAATTTTAATTTCATAGGCCATAAAAACTGTATCACGCTTTTAGAAGCGGGTGATTGGATTGTAAGAAGAAAGGAGTACAGAATGAAAAGGTGTATATTAGCTATAGTGAGCATGATCATTGCGTGCGGTGCATTCGGCGATATTATTATTCAATTCGGCGGGAACAAAGATGATGCAGCGGAAGCAGCATATCAGGCAGAGGTCGGCGCCGATAAGATTGTGGCATGGTTCGGCACAGATAATGCAGGAAATCCGGCAACCAAGACCGGCAGTTTAAAAGATAAACCCGCCGGCGCAACGCTTACGGAAATCAGCAGCGGACTCGTGTTAACCTCTGTGAGTATTACATCAACGGATCCGGCAAGAACAAACACTGTCGTGTCCGGCCGTGCACTGGGAATTAATGCTGCCGGATCAGTTTATAATGATGCGGTGTTTAATACGGCGGCGCAAACGACCTGGACGTTTGAATTCAATAAAGATGTTACGCTCCAGCAGTTGCTGTTTACAGGATTTAATTATCTTCAGGATATTGCGAAAATAACGGTCGAAGATGGCAGTACATATGAAATTTACGCACAGTCTACGCCGGTGGCATCCTGGACCGGCACACAACAAGACCGTGTTTATACATTCGATACCCCTGTTACGATTGCTGCCGGGAAAAAAATTACGGTGGAATCATTAGGAACTAACGACTGGGGGCTGGGCGGAATCGTGGTTGTAATTCCTGAGCCGGCCACACTAAATCTTTTTCTCATCAGTGCCGTCGGGATTTTTGGATATCGCAGCTTGCGTCTCAATAAATAAAGATGATGGGCTTTTGTGCCAGCAGGTTGAAATCAAAGACTGCAGCGCAGAACCGTAGTTTTTGCGTATACAAATATCCATGTATTAACAGATAATTGAAGGTGTTTCTGCAAAGGTGCAGATTTGAAACCGGCAGTAACAGGGTAAGGTCCGGACATTTAAACGTTGGAAATAACCGCCGGGAAAATTGAAAAGAAATACACAGATGCATTTTATTATTCATTTATTGTTATTCATGGCAATCAGCGTTGCGCATTCGGAATTAGAAGTTCCGAATGTGCTGTCTGACGGAGTTGTTTTTCAACAAAACAAGCCTGTGAAAGTCTGGGGGAAAGGAACTCCCGGCCGAACAGTTACCGTGACATTATCCCGGGAAAACGATGCGGTTGTTATTGATGTAAAATCAGCATTGATCGATGCCGGCGGCCAATGGCAGGTGTTGATGTCTGAACAGACCGCTTCGTATACGAAATATAAAATTAAGATCGAAGACGGCAGGGATGTGATCACGATTCGCGATGTGCTTTTTGGCGAGGTCTGGCTGGCGAGCGGACAGTCAAATATGAACCTGGCACTGAAATACATTCAAAATAATCAGGAAATAAAATCGGCCGTCGATGCCGCCGGCAACGAATATATCAGGGGATTGAACAGTACGAAAGGTATTGTGGTTAGATCGACAGCCTGTTCACAGACCCCTCTGGATGATATTCCTGAAGCCCGGTGGGGTTCTGCTAAAAATTTTACAGGAGTTGCAGATCTTTCCGGTGTAGGTATTACATTTGCACGGAGATTATTTGAATTGCTTAATCAGAACGGCAATGAAGTACCGGTGGCAATTCTCAGCCAGACCAGGGGCGGGACAAGCATTCACGCATGGTTATCTTATGATGCAACGCAGGCAAGCCCGGCGCTGATGGAGAAATATCCGGGGACATGGAGCGGCAGCGGAAGCGCCGTCAGTGATTTTAATCAGGCGACCGCCTGCTATAACCATTTGATTGGACCGTTAACTAATTTATGCATTGCCGGGATTATATGGTATCAGGGGGAAAATAATGTAGGGAATGAAGCAGCGGGAGTTTATTACCGGGGTGCGATGGCCGCATTAATAAAAAGCTGGAGAAAAGATTTTGCATCCAATGAGGCTGCGGTGCTTTCCGTTCTGCTCGCATCGCATCACTACTGGCCCGTACTTGAAGCTGCCGCATATATCCGCGAAGCGCAATATGAAGCGTTATGTTTTGATATAAATCCTGGGGGGACAGTGATCCCGATCTATGATCTTTCGCAGACGTGGTATTCAGATACCTTCCCGTCTAAAGCGCCGATTCATCCGTTAACAAAGCAGGAGGTGGGAACCCGTCTGGGTAATGCCGCGTATGCAACTCACTACGCCGGCGATATTGAATATTCCGGACCCGTATATACATCGATACATCCGGACGGAGCCGGCCTGGAAATAACCTTTACCCATACATCCGGCGGATTAAAAATACTCGAGGGGAAAGGAGAAACACTGCGGGGATTTTCAATTTGCGGGACTGACCGTGTATTTTATCCGGCAGATGCAGTAATTATCAACAGTAATACAGTAAAACTGTCAAATCCCAGTGTAGAGGCTCCGGTTGCCGCGACGTATGCGTTTTCATCGTTGAATTATTTTGCGAACCTCGCCAATGGAGCCGGACTGCCGGCCATGCCGTTCCGGACAGATAAAACTGCTTCAGTATACAATGCGCCGCTCCTGTGGATGCATTGCGATACGGTGACAAACTGGTACAATGTCAAAACAAATGCATATTTCACCAATACGTGGTCTGCCGGTTCCGGAGTTACAGAAATATCACTGACTGATCACAGATGTGAAGGCGATGCCGCGCTCCGGATTGATTATAATATCCGGAATTTATCGACGAACCGGGTGATTGTATCGCCTGTTCTTGAGGTTGGTAATTTATTGTTTAATAAATATCCGGGATTAAGTTTGAGTCTGTATAAACCGGTAGATGAAACGATAAATGTCTCGCTTGTATTTACGGGAAAAGACGGTGTCCGGCGGCGCCTTAAAGGAACAGCGCAGCCACAAAGTCACATGAACGGAATCGTACCTGTCTCCGGACCGGGCTGGCATGAACTCTGGTTTTCGTTTGAATCACCTTATTTAGATTCAGATGGTGTAACACAGCTGGCTGGGATTTCAGAAGTGAGAGAAATTGAAATAATTTTTGAAATACCGTCCGGCGCATTGTCTGAAAATTATATTATTTTAGATAGCATACAATTTTCGAACTGATGCGGCACGACATAGCTTTTACGATGATAACCAGGAGTCGAAGTTTTCATTTCAACCCTCAAAGCGATTCATTTTGTCAAAAATGAGAGGGGGTCAGTATAAAAACAGATGTTCTTCCGTCGTATCCGGGCAACGTAAATTCAAAAATAAAAATGTCATAAAAATACAAATCATCATCAAAAAATGCTGTATGCATCAGCGTAAATAATATGTTTACTGAATACAGAATATATGGTTTGTCGATAAAACAGACAGTTATAACGAAAGGGTGTTTATTATGATGACGCGCAAAAAAACTTTTTTCCAATACCTGAGTATCGGGCCTGTTTTGTTCCAAATTTCCGGAGTTGCTTCAGATCAGATATCCCGCCGGCCAAACGTCGTCTTTATAACATGCGATCAGCAGCGTTCTGATTCATGCGGTGCATATAATTCCCCGGTCCGCCGGAAAGACGGATCGTCCCCGACGCCGTTTCTTGACAAGCTGGCGGCGGACGGTGTACGGTTTGATCATGCCTATTGCAACTCTCCGCTGTGCGCCCCGTCCCGGGCATCGTTCATAACCGGCACGTATCCTCATACCACAACGGCGATCCTACACCAGCCTGACCGCCGGAATCCGGGAATTACCCGCTTTCCGGGAATCAGAGAAGGCGTTCTTACAATGGGAGAAGTATTCCGCACCGCCGGTTACCGTACCGCTGGGATTGGCAAAATGCATACGCATGGAGAGTTGAAGGATGTCTGGGATATGGGTTTCGATGTCACAAAATTGAGATTTTATACAGTGTTTCCGGGGGATCACTATGCGGATCTTCGTGATGGAGATGTAAATGCACGATATCGCGGCGCCTATGACTACAAACATAAAAAATTTGAGGACATCGATGCCGAACGGTTTAAAAATGCACCGGCGGGGCTGACCGTGGTAGAGAATAACTTAAACCCGTATTATCTGGAAACACTGGTTGAACGCGAAGAGGAAATGTTTGATTACATGGTAACAACGGAATCGCTCAAATTTATCGAGGAAAGTGTGCAGCAGAACGTTCCGTTTTTTATTTACATCGGATTGGAAAAACCGCATCCGCGCTGGGATACATTCCAGCGGTTTCTGGATCTGTTTGATCCGGAA includes:
- a CDS encoding carbohydrate kinase family protein, with amino-acid sequence MNKKAVVAGHICLDIIPDLSDMHLKRPGDFYTPGALKTARPAKISTGGPVSNTGLNLIKLGIDTALMGKTGDDAFGDMAQFLLKKEWHIENTLIVDPSASTSYTVVINPKGFDRMFIHDSGANDTFKADDINYDLVAQCDLFHFGYPPLMKQMTANNGKELVEIFRRVHELGVTTSLDMSLPDSQKDTTNWPEIFKQLCPHLDLYLGSAEETLFMLHRDRYMEFRRSCDGDLLHLFTGDMMHELSGELLDMGVRVAVIKSGYRGYYVRTPEKSVLETIGRAKPGNLDEFASHEFWHPAFFCPVPPNATGSGDASIAGFLSAYLRGLSLLDCVITATCTGSASVEKPDALSGVPNWNGVQERIKTIPRDPLTVEGAGWSVDAQHPFLWTGPSDKSKL
- a CDS encoding DNA-binding transcriptional regulator, whose product is MKPYRVVLLIEEEREVGRGLLRGIAQYSRNFGPWMFYREEPFYEKLSDAERLQRIKKWRPDGIIMREQGALDKSLLKLGVPVIYSGHRNGPAAGVPNILGDDREISQLAARYLLDKGFRHFGFCGFDDMWWSVDRGRFFAEALSLKGFQVSLYVPPLQDAPHSRDGEPELIAHWIKTLPKPCAVFACTDDRCRQVATACRLAGRRVPEEVALLGVDNDELTCEFAFPPLSSILLDTEKSGYDAAETLHRIMRGKKTGRPVISIPVSRVITRKSTDMIAVEDPVVVTALNYIREHYRKGVSVAEISRNAGVSRRVLEIRFRKAINRSVYEEVLLIRMNHACLLLLESSLSVAQISEALNYEEVKYFSRAFKQAIGVSPLAYRKQFSIRP
- a CDS encoding carbohydrate kinase family protein produces the protein MAKIAVAGHICLDIIPEFFPGKYNPKTLLVPGTLVEVGQAVAATGGAVSNTGQALHRLGEDVVLIAKVGNDEFGHTVRRLLNRQGAGIADNLIISPGEHTSYSIVINPPGIDRIFLHSPGANHSFSSRDLDEETISGCSLFHFGYPPLMKCIFERNGAELKTIFTRMKRRGITTSLDMTFVDPASDAGKIDWPAFLNNVLPLTDIFLPSLDEILFMTDRDLYFHLTSSAREELIEQVNAAVIERIAQKLIDAGVPVVVIKLGAHGLYLRTAEQVPGKDRSWNKQSFFTPAFKVKKGGTTGAGDCAIAGFLSAYVNGFSAEDALQMAAATGSACVESLDAVSAIPHKDILQQRIRDGWMKSPGKFLYKG
- a CDS encoding sulfatase-like hydrolase/transferase; translated protein: MMTRTKTFFQYLSAGSVLFQVSGLASEQISCRPNVVFITSDQQRSDSCGAYNSPVRRKDGSSPTPFIDKLAAGGVRFDYAYCNSPLCAPSRASFMTGMYPHTTTAINHQPDRRNPGVTRFPGIRAGILTMGEVFRNSGYRTAAIGKMHVHGELKDVWDMGFDVTKLRFYTEFPGHHYADLRDGDVNARYRGIYNYKDKTLKDVDPERFKNAPEDLTVVQNDLNPYFLETLVEREEEMFDYMVTTESLKFIEESVQQNVPFFIHIGLEKPHPRWDTFQRFLDLFDPEKMPLPETRKEWREKGMLPTHLEWIHNGMADDKIKNAMAAYYACVASLDEQVGRITDLCAELDIDENTIFVFTSDHGEMLFDHGIRGKHNMYEESVRVPLIVKYSQAFKQGSQCSVPVGLIDIFPTFAELCGFTPPSLLEGVSLLSVIKGDGTSQPVFSEFYETGYMGWRDRYAPVRMCITDQYKYVYTHGCIDQLFDRVKDPQEMENLAVDSAYNETRRRLKFITLESWELDSYPQLEIQAAAGDKHITLSWQPAGEGAVYTLFRSDSPDVSDAVPVGKNIRQLTYTDSSVHAGAHYSYWVMADVPLTRAFTDKFGKQRYGITPVLTAEYPRVLPASGRVDIQAAPGEIQTKKYVPWNGGTFEEIDWIWTGYPLNAADGIGICSGSSFILTQQSMDGDHFFDAMIRTVKNGQKAWERGSIIFNYTDYDHYYRLTLKANGRLALEKTAGFWKPAELLYEHPEPGGNPAEWNRIRVEVRGKQIAVSCNEKPVFVYQDQDMLRSGRSGFCAGVGMQCEFKDITVSE
- a CDS encoding sialate O-acetylesterase, giving the protein MHFIIHLLLFMAISVAHSELEVPNVLSDGVVFQQNKPVKVWGKGTPGRTVTVTLSRENDAVVIDVKSALIDAGGQWQVLMSEQTASYTKYKIKIEDGRDVITIRDVLFGEVWLASGQSNMNLALKYIQNNQEIKSAVDAAGNEYIRGLNSTKGIVVRSTACSQTPLDDIPEARWGSAKNFTGVADLSGVGITFARRLFELLNQNGNEVPVAILSQTRGGTSIHAWLSYDATQASPALMEKYPGTWSGSGSAVSDFNQATACYNHLIGPLTNLCIAGIIWYQGENNVGNEAAGVYYRGAMAALIKSWRKDFASNEAAVLSVLLASHHYWPVLEAAAYIREAQYEALCFDINPGGTVIPIYDLSQTWYSDTFPSKAPIHPLTKQEVGTRLGNAAYATHYAGDIEYSGPVYTSIHPDGAGLEITFTHTSGGLKILEGKGETLRGFSICGTDRVFYPADAVIINSNTVKLSNPSVEAPVAATYAFSSLNYFANLANGAGLPAMPFRTDKTASVYNAPLLWMHCDTVTNWYNVKTNAYFTNTWSAGSGVTEISLTDHRCEGDAALRIDYNIRNLSTNRVIVSPVLEVGNLLFNKYPGLSLSLYKPVDETINVSLVFTGKDGVRRRLKGTAQPQSHMNGIVPVSGPGWHELWFSFESPYLDSDGVTQLAGISEVREIEIIFEIPSGALSENYIILDSIQFSN